A window from Neodiprion fabricii isolate iyNeoFabr1 chromosome 2, iyNeoFabr1.1, whole genome shotgun sequence encodes these proteins:
- the LOC124176712 gene encoding methyltransferase-like protein 17, mitochondrial isoform X4 → MQPNCWQISLLWRTITMLRRFTALETIQKRWASVRAMVKIDESVNKQIETDELNPKRHPGIIKSRAIQLPEWIEKAMIEATADHPVKPLRKVAGILANYLKQRHPPLEKHEFVDKLTEVQELVSRKVDLSKLSNDEIDEFWKRNQYNVKIKLKQRVYAWVAVEYDAYKSLCYMLARGAQEYSVLYQIFNEIHLADKEFQPKALFDFGSGIGTVTWAASQFWITSLNEYYCVDSSGDMHRLAESIIANHPSKLKEVYFRQFLPSSARIKSDIVVSAFSLMELPNAQARLEVVLNLWMRTNNYLIIVEQGTNAGFRIVNEARDFVLDMSSKSLETDNPNPFHVFAPVSVLQMIHSGPDLSDQVWFVQNIRCVGSVQRQGNSRRLSSQPVSTENRYTNVPDTAIGGINCLFKS, encoded by the exons taaCAATGTTGCGAAGATTTACGGCACTGGAAACCATACAGAAGCGATGG GCATCGGTGAGGGCGATGGTGAAAATTGACGAGAGTgtgaataaacaaatagaaACAGATGAGCTCAATCCAAAACGACATCCTGGAATAATAAAGTCACGAGCCATACAATTACCAGAATGGATCGAAAAAGCGATGATTGAAGCTACCGCAG ATCATCCAGTGAAACCTCTGCGCAAAGTGGCTGGCATCCTAGCTAATTATTTAAAACAGCGCCACCCACCCTTGGAAAAACATGAATTTGTTGATAAACTAACGGAAGTGCAAGAGTTAGTGTCGAGAAAAGTCGATCTAAGTAAATTATCTAACGATGAAATAGACGAGTTTTGGAAAAGAAATCAGTATAacgttaaaattaaattgaagcAGCGGGTTTACGCTTGGGTTGCTGTGGAATACGATGCTTACAAAAGCCTATGTTACATGCTGGCTCGTGGAGCTCAGGAATATTCAGTATTATATCAGATATTTAACGAGATACACCTGGCTGATAAAGAATTTCAGCCGAAAGCGTTGTTTGACTTTGGATCTGGAATCGGCACAGTAACATG GGCGGCGTCTCAGTTCTGGATAACATCGTTGAATGAATATTACTGCGTAGATTCTTCGGGAGACATGCATCGCTTGGCGGAATCCATAATAGCGAATCACCCGTCCAAGCTCAAGGAAGTTTACTTTCGGCAATTTTTACCATCGTCAGCAAGG ATAAAATCAGACATCGTCGTTTCGGCATTTTCGTTAATGGAGTTGCCGAACGCGCAAGCAAGGCTTGAAGTAGTTTTAAATCTTTGGATGCGGACTAACAACTATTTAATCATCGTTGAACAGGGAACAAATGCGGGATTCAGG ATTGTAAACGAGGCCCGTGACTTTGTTTTGGATATGTCCAGTAAATCCTTGGAGACTGACAATCCGAATCCGTTTCACGTCTTCGCACCA GTGAGCGTCCTGCAGATGATCCACAGTGGCCCAGACTTGTCAGACCAAGTTTGGTTCGTTCAAAACATACGATGTGTCGGATCTGTACAGCGACAGGGAAACTCGAGGAGATTGTCTTCACAGCCAGTAAGCACGGAAA ACCGCTATACAAATGTGCCAGACACAGCGATTGGGGGGATAAACTGCCTCTTCAAATCATAG
- the LOC124176712 gene encoding methyltransferase-like protein 17, mitochondrial isoform X1 codes for MQPNCWQISLLWRTITMLRRFTALETIQKRWASVRAMVKIDESVNKQIETDELNPKRHPGIIKSRAIQLPEWIEKAMIEATADHPVKPLRKVAGILANYLKQRHPPLEKHEFVDKLTEVQELVSRKVDLSKLSNDEIDEFWKRNQYNVKIKLKQRVYAWVAVEYDAYKSLCYMLARGAQEYSVLYQIFNEIHLADKEFQPKALFDFGSGIGTVTWAASQFWITSLNEYYCVDSSGDMHRLAESIIANHPSKLKEVYFRQFLPSSARIKSDIVVSAFSLMELPNAQARLEVVLNLWMRTNNYLIIVEQGTNAGFRIVNEARDFVLDMSSKSLETDNPNPFHVFAPCPHDMICPRYIVDKTPCNFQSSYFTVSVGKQSELKKERYSYVVLKKGERPADDPQWPRLVRPSLVRSKHTMCRICTATGKLEEIVFTASKHGKPLYKCARHSDWGDKLPLQIIDPEEPASSD; via the exons taaCAATGTTGCGAAGATTTACGGCACTGGAAACCATACAGAAGCGATGG GCATCGGTGAGGGCGATGGTGAAAATTGACGAGAGTgtgaataaacaaatagaaACAGATGAGCTCAATCCAAAACGACATCCTGGAATAATAAAGTCACGAGCCATACAATTACCAGAATGGATCGAAAAAGCGATGATTGAAGCTACCGCAG ATCATCCAGTGAAACCTCTGCGCAAAGTGGCTGGCATCCTAGCTAATTATTTAAAACAGCGCCACCCACCCTTGGAAAAACATGAATTTGTTGATAAACTAACGGAAGTGCAAGAGTTAGTGTCGAGAAAAGTCGATCTAAGTAAATTATCTAACGATGAAATAGACGAGTTTTGGAAAAGAAATCAGTATAacgttaaaattaaattgaagcAGCGGGTTTACGCTTGGGTTGCTGTGGAATACGATGCTTACAAAAGCCTATGTTACATGCTGGCTCGTGGAGCTCAGGAATATTCAGTATTATATCAGATATTTAACGAGATACACCTGGCTGATAAAGAATTTCAGCCGAAAGCGTTGTTTGACTTTGGATCTGGAATCGGCACAGTAACATG GGCGGCGTCTCAGTTCTGGATAACATCGTTGAATGAATATTACTGCGTAGATTCTTCGGGAGACATGCATCGCTTGGCGGAATCCATAATAGCGAATCACCCGTCCAAGCTCAAGGAAGTTTACTTTCGGCAATTTTTACCATCGTCAGCAAGG ATAAAATCAGACATCGTCGTTTCGGCATTTTCGTTAATGGAGTTGCCGAACGCGCAAGCAAGGCTTGAAGTAGTTTTAAATCTTTGGATGCGGACTAACAACTATTTAATCATCGTTGAACAGGGAACAAATGCGGGATTCAGG ATTGTAAACGAGGCCCGTGACTTTGTTTTGGATATGTCCAGTAAATCCTTGGAGACTGACAATCCGAATCCGTTTCACGTCTTCGCACCA TGTCCCCACGACATGATCTGCCCGAGATATATCGTTGACAAAACACCATGTAACTTCCAATCATCTTATTTCACCGTGTCGGTAGGAAAACAATCAGAATTGAAAAAGGAACGATATTCGTACGTCGTCCTTAAGAAAG GTGAGCGTCCTGCAGATGATCCACAGTGGCCCAGACTTGTCAGACCAAGTTTGGTTCGTTCAAAACATACGATGTGTCGGATCTGTACAGCGACAGGGAAACTCGAGGAGATTGTCTTCACAGCCAGTAAGCACGGAAA ACCGCTATACAAATGTGCCAGACACAGCGATTGGGGGGATAAACTGCCTCTTCAAATCATAGATCCAGAAGAACCAGCCTCCAGTGATTAA
- the LOC124176712 gene encoding methyltransferase-like protein 17, mitochondrial isoform X3, which translates to MGEASVRAMVKIDESVNKQIETDELNPKRHPGIIKSRAIQLPEWIEKAMIEATADHPVKPLRKVAGILANYLKQRHPPLEKHEFVDKLTEVQELVSRKVDLSKLSNDEIDEFWKRNQYNVKIKLKQRVYAWVAVEYDAYKSLCYMLARGAQEYSVLYQIFNEIHLADKEFQPKALFDFGSGIGTVTWAASQFWITSLNEYYCVDSSGDMHRLAESIIANHPSKLKEVYFRQFLPSSARIKSDIVVSAFSLMELPNAQARLEVVLNLWMRTNNYLIIVEQGTNAGFRIVNEARDFVLDMSSKSLETDNPNPFHVFAPCPHDMICPRYIVDKTPCNFQSSYFTVSVGKQSELKKERYSYVVLKKGERPADDPQWPRLVRPSLVRSKHTMCRICTATGKLEEIVFTASKHGKPLYKCARHSDWGDKLPLQIIDPEEPASSD; encoded by the exons ATGGGTGAG GCATCGGTGAGGGCGATGGTGAAAATTGACGAGAGTgtgaataaacaaatagaaACAGATGAGCTCAATCCAAAACGACATCCTGGAATAATAAAGTCACGAGCCATACAATTACCAGAATGGATCGAAAAAGCGATGATTGAAGCTACCGCAG ATCATCCAGTGAAACCTCTGCGCAAAGTGGCTGGCATCCTAGCTAATTATTTAAAACAGCGCCACCCACCCTTGGAAAAACATGAATTTGTTGATAAACTAACGGAAGTGCAAGAGTTAGTGTCGAGAAAAGTCGATCTAAGTAAATTATCTAACGATGAAATAGACGAGTTTTGGAAAAGAAATCAGTATAacgttaaaattaaattgaagcAGCGGGTTTACGCTTGGGTTGCTGTGGAATACGATGCTTACAAAAGCCTATGTTACATGCTGGCTCGTGGAGCTCAGGAATATTCAGTATTATATCAGATATTTAACGAGATACACCTGGCTGATAAAGAATTTCAGCCGAAAGCGTTGTTTGACTTTGGATCTGGAATCGGCACAGTAACATG GGCGGCGTCTCAGTTCTGGATAACATCGTTGAATGAATATTACTGCGTAGATTCTTCGGGAGACATGCATCGCTTGGCGGAATCCATAATAGCGAATCACCCGTCCAAGCTCAAGGAAGTTTACTTTCGGCAATTTTTACCATCGTCAGCAAGG ATAAAATCAGACATCGTCGTTTCGGCATTTTCGTTAATGGAGTTGCCGAACGCGCAAGCAAGGCTTGAAGTAGTTTTAAATCTTTGGATGCGGACTAACAACTATTTAATCATCGTTGAACAGGGAACAAATGCGGGATTCAGG ATTGTAAACGAGGCCCGTGACTTTGTTTTGGATATGTCCAGTAAATCCTTGGAGACTGACAATCCGAATCCGTTTCACGTCTTCGCACCA TGTCCCCACGACATGATCTGCCCGAGATATATCGTTGACAAAACACCATGTAACTTCCAATCATCTTATTTCACCGTGTCGGTAGGAAAACAATCAGAATTGAAAAAGGAACGATATTCGTACGTCGTCCTTAAGAAAG GTGAGCGTCCTGCAGATGATCCACAGTGGCCCAGACTTGTCAGACCAAGTTTGGTTCGTTCAAAACATACGATGTGTCGGATCTGTACAGCGACAGGGAAACTCGAGGAGATTGTCTTCACAGCCAGTAAGCACGGAAA ACCGCTATACAAATGTGCCAGACACAGCGATTGGGGGGATAAACTGCCTCTTCAAATCATAGATCCAGAAGAACCAGCCTCCAGTGATTAA
- the LOC124176712 gene encoding methyltransferase-like protein 17, mitochondrial isoform X2 gives MLRRFTALETIQKRWASVRAMVKIDESVNKQIETDELNPKRHPGIIKSRAIQLPEWIEKAMIEATADHPVKPLRKVAGILANYLKQRHPPLEKHEFVDKLTEVQELVSRKVDLSKLSNDEIDEFWKRNQYNVKIKLKQRVYAWVAVEYDAYKSLCYMLARGAQEYSVLYQIFNEIHLADKEFQPKALFDFGSGIGTVTWAASQFWITSLNEYYCVDSSGDMHRLAESIIANHPSKLKEVYFRQFLPSSARIKSDIVVSAFSLMELPNAQARLEVVLNLWMRTNNYLIIVEQGTNAGFRIVNEARDFVLDMSSKSLETDNPNPFHVFAPCPHDMICPRYIVDKTPCNFQSSYFTVSVGKQSELKKERYSYVVLKKGERPADDPQWPRLVRPSLVRSKHTMCRICTATGKLEEIVFTASKHGKPLYKCARHSDWGDKLPLQIIDPEEPASSD, from the exons ATGTTGCGAAGATTTACGGCACTGGAAACCATACAGAAGCGATGG GCATCGGTGAGGGCGATGGTGAAAATTGACGAGAGTgtgaataaacaaatagaaACAGATGAGCTCAATCCAAAACGACATCCTGGAATAATAAAGTCACGAGCCATACAATTACCAGAATGGATCGAAAAAGCGATGATTGAAGCTACCGCAG ATCATCCAGTGAAACCTCTGCGCAAAGTGGCTGGCATCCTAGCTAATTATTTAAAACAGCGCCACCCACCCTTGGAAAAACATGAATTTGTTGATAAACTAACGGAAGTGCAAGAGTTAGTGTCGAGAAAAGTCGATCTAAGTAAATTATCTAACGATGAAATAGACGAGTTTTGGAAAAGAAATCAGTATAacgttaaaattaaattgaagcAGCGGGTTTACGCTTGGGTTGCTGTGGAATACGATGCTTACAAAAGCCTATGTTACATGCTGGCTCGTGGAGCTCAGGAATATTCAGTATTATATCAGATATTTAACGAGATACACCTGGCTGATAAAGAATTTCAGCCGAAAGCGTTGTTTGACTTTGGATCTGGAATCGGCACAGTAACATG GGCGGCGTCTCAGTTCTGGATAACATCGTTGAATGAATATTACTGCGTAGATTCTTCGGGAGACATGCATCGCTTGGCGGAATCCATAATAGCGAATCACCCGTCCAAGCTCAAGGAAGTTTACTTTCGGCAATTTTTACCATCGTCAGCAAGG ATAAAATCAGACATCGTCGTTTCGGCATTTTCGTTAATGGAGTTGCCGAACGCGCAAGCAAGGCTTGAAGTAGTTTTAAATCTTTGGATGCGGACTAACAACTATTTAATCATCGTTGAACAGGGAACAAATGCGGGATTCAGG ATTGTAAACGAGGCCCGTGACTTTGTTTTGGATATGTCCAGTAAATCCTTGGAGACTGACAATCCGAATCCGTTTCACGTCTTCGCACCA TGTCCCCACGACATGATCTGCCCGAGATATATCGTTGACAAAACACCATGTAACTTCCAATCATCTTATTTCACCGTGTCGGTAGGAAAACAATCAGAATTGAAAAAGGAACGATATTCGTACGTCGTCCTTAAGAAAG GTGAGCGTCCTGCAGATGATCCACAGTGGCCCAGACTTGTCAGACCAAGTTTGGTTCGTTCAAAACATACGATGTGTCGGATCTGTACAGCGACAGGGAAACTCGAGGAGATTGTCTTCACAGCCAGTAAGCACGGAAA ACCGCTATACAAATGTGCCAGACACAGCGATTGGGGGGATAAACTGCCTCTTCAAATCATAGATCCAGAAGAACCAGCCTCCAGTGATTAA